From a region of the Streptomyces venezuelae genome:
- a CDS encoding GNAT family N-acetyltransferase — protein MLAEVHEQDGYPVNWPDDPGGWLSGPTLLAAWVAELDGRIVGHVGLSRSAADDAAPALWSGREGVGAAAAAVVGRLFVAPAARGHGIGALLMARATQEARGRALHPVLDVVASDTSAVALYERLGWELLATVEQRWSPELTVTVRCYAAAG, from the coding sequence GTGCTCGCCGAGGTCCACGAGCAGGACGGATACCCGGTGAACTGGCCGGACGACCCCGGCGGCTGGCTGTCCGGGCCGACGCTGCTCGCGGCCTGGGTGGCGGAGCTCGACGGGCGGATCGTCGGTCACGTGGGCCTGTCCCGCAGTGCGGCGGACGATGCGGCGCCCGCGCTGTGGAGCGGCCGCGAGGGCGTGGGGGCCGCGGCGGCCGCGGTGGTCGGCCGCCTGTTCGTCGCTCCGGCGGCCCGGGGTCACGGGATCGGTGCGCTCCTGATGGCCCGGGCGACGCAGGAGGCGCGGGGGCGCGCTCTGCACCCCGTGCTGGACGTCGTGGCCTCCGACACCTCGGCGGTGGCCCTGTACGAGCGTCTGGGCTGGGAGTTGCTGGCCACGGTCGAGCAACGGTGGAGTCCGGAGCTGACGGTGACCGTGCGCTGCTACGCGGCGGCCGGGTGA
- a CDS encoding Lrp/AsnC family transcriptional regulator — MDRLDREILGILQQDARISYRDLGVRVGLSANATADRVRRMRREGVIRGFTTIVDPAADTAGGLVVFIDVTLRQDTTNEEFERQVAKLSGITEVVHVTGEHDYLVRARAADPAALDGLLRRMKREAGVAQSNTRIALRAATRPGQY; from the coding sequence ATGGACCGCCTCGACAGGGAAATCCTCGGCATCCTGCAGCAGGATGCGCGGATCTCGTACCGGGACCTGGGAGTCCGCGTCGGCCTCAGCGCCAACGCCACCGCCGACCGGGTCCGGCGGATGCGCCGCGAGGGGGTGATCCGCGGGTTCACCACGATCGTGGACCCGGCGGCCGACACCGCCGGCGGGCTGGTCGTCTTCATCGACGTCACCCTGCGCCAGGACACGACCAACGAGGAGTTCGAGCGCCAGGTCGCCAAGCTCTCCGGGATCACCGAGGTCGTGCACGTGACGGGCGAGCACGACTACCTCGTACGCGCCCGGGCCGCCGACCCCGCCGCCCTCGACGGGCTGCTCCGCCGGATGAAACGCGAGGCGGGGGTGGCCCAGTCCAACACCCGCATCGCGCTGCGCGCAGCCACCCGGCCGGGGCAGTACTGA
- a CDS encoding LysE family transporter, producing the protein MSELMTPALAGAAAGLGVAMPMGAMSVLLLQEAMRDRRTAVAAAAGIAAVDLGYAALATAVGPWVASHISPVEAWVRLASAVILLVIAAHGLSGASPASGASAASGASVASAASGASAASGASPGSVSAPVSPPAPAPTPKQAPAPPARPARAFARYVGLTALNPTTALYFAALTTAQGAALGTGPAGAAFLLGVGAASLLWQQALVALGSLVGTRVPDRARVWTFRLGYGLVAAYALKIAFPLPALGFSP; encoded by the coding sequence ATGAGCGAACTGATGACACCGGCGCTGGCCGGCGCGGCCGCGGGCCTGGGCGTGGCGATGCCCATGGGGGCGATGAGCGTGCTGCTGCTCCAGGAGGCGATGCGCGACCGCCGCACGGCCGTGGCCGCGGCTGCGGGAATCGCGGCGGTCGACCTCGGCTACGCGGCCCTCGCCACTGCCGTGGGGCCCTGGGTGGCCTCCCACATCTCCCCGGTCGAGGCCTGGGTCCGGCTGGCCTCGGCGGTGATCCTGCTGGTCATCGCGGCGCACGGCCTCTCCGGCGCCTCCCCCGCCTCTGGGGCCTCCGCCGCCTCTGGGGCCTCCGTGGCCTCCGCCGCTTCCGGGGCTTCCGCCGCCTCAGGGGCCTCCCCCGGCTCGGTGTCGGCGCCGGTGTCCCCACCTGCGCCCGCCCCGACGCCGAAGCAGGCTCCGGCACCCCCGGCCCGGCCAGCCAGGGCCTTCGCCCGGTACGTCGGCCTCACCGCCCTCAACCCCACCACCGCCCTCTACTTCGCCGCCCTCACCACCGCCCAGGGCGCCGCCCTGGGCACCGGACCGGCCGGCGCCGCCTTCCTCCTCGGGGTCGGGGCCGCCTCCCTCCTCTGGCAGCAGGCGCTCGTGGCACTCGGCTCCCTCGTCGGCACGCGCGTCCCGGACCGCGCCCGCGTCTGGACCTTCCGCCTCGGCTACGGCCTGGTCGCCGCCTACGCCCTCAAGATCGCCTTCCCCCTGCCGGCCCTCGGGTTCAGCCCCTAG
- a CDS encoding carboxyl transferase domain-containing protein, with translation MTTRLSARAAIASVTDPGSFAELPAPRRDSPADGPLGWTGYDDSRARAAGRTGEQESVVTGTARVGGHAATVISFEFGFLGGSLGQRTGDRLEAAYAHAREHRLPLVSLIATGGSRMQEGMLALTQLQRVARQCVLTRAAGLPQLAVLRDPTTGGGWATLGAGADVVLALPGAQVGFAGSRVRPADADPAAYCAEGQYAAGHVDAVVPAAELAGTLADWLRVLAAPRPGGPAEPPGALADVAPPRTGWDAVLQARHPDRPHATAYLDAYFDLRLPLSGDRAGGTDPGMLCGFGLREGRAVAYAAQCGTATRPAGYRTAARVIRLADRLGIPVLTLVDTPGAANDAAAEHAGAGAAIADTFAAVAAATVPVTTLLIGEGGSGGALALAAPGNTWVTPDSYFSVIAPELAAAILKRPAEAAPATAEQLRVRPQDLVALGVARGIVGPDASAKARARG, from the coding sequence GTGACGACCCGTCTCTCGGCCCGCGCGGCCATCGCCTCCGTGACCGACCCCGGCAGCTTCGCCGAACTCCCCGCGCCCCGGCGGGATTCCCCCGCCGACGGCCCCCTGGGATGGACCGGCTACGACGACTCCCGCGCCCGCGCCGCCGGGCGCACCGGCGAGCAGGAGTCCGTGGTCACCGGCACCGCCCGGGTCGGCGGCCACGCGGCCACCGTCATCTCCTTCGAGTTCGGCTTCCTCGGCGGCTCGCTCGGGCAGCGCACCGGCGACCGGCTCGAAGCCGCGTACGCCCACGCCCGCGAGCACCGGCTCCCCCTCGTCTCGCTCATCGCCACCGGTGGCTCCCGGATGCAGGAGGGCATGCTCGCCCTCACCCAGCTCCAGCGCGTGGCCCGCCAGTGCGTCCTGACGCGCGCCGCGGGCCTGCCCCAGCTCGCCGTCCTGCGCGATCCGACCACGGGCGGCGGCTGGGCCACCCTGGGCGCCGGCGCCGATGTGGTCCTCGCCCTTCCCGGGGCCCAGGTCGGCTTCGCCGGTTCCCGGGTGCGTCCGGCGGACGCGGATCCGGCGGCCTACTGCGCCGAGGGCCAGTACGCCGCCGGGCACGTGGACGCCGTCGTGCCCGCCGCCGAGCTGGCGGGCACCCTCGCCGACTGGCTCCGTGTGCTGGCCGCGCCCCGACCCGGCGGGCCGGCCGAGCCTCCGGGCGCGCTGGCCGACGTGGCACCGCCGCGGACCGGGTGGGACGCCGTCCTGCAGGCCCGGCACCCCGACCGGCCGCACGCCACCGCGTACCTGGACGCGTACTTCGACCTCCGGCTGCCCCTCTCCGGGGACCGGGCGGGCGGCACCGACCCCGGCATGCTGTGCGGGTTCGGGCTGCGCGAGGGCCGCGCCGTCGCCTACGCCGCCCAGTGCGGCACCGCCACCCGCCCGGCGGGCTACCGTACGGCGGCCCGCGTCATCCGCCTCGCGGACCGGCTCGGCATCCCCGTGCTCACCCTGGTGGACACCCCGGGCGCGGCCAACGACGCCGCCGCCGAACACGCGGGCGCGGGCGCGGCCATCGCCGACACCTTCGCGGCGGTGGCCGCGGCCACCGTCCCCGTCACCACCCTGCTGATCGGCGAGGGCGGTTCGGGCGGCGCCCTCGCGCTGGCCGCGCCCGGGAACACCTGGGTCACCCCGGACAGCTACTTCTCGGTGATCGCCCCGGAACTGGCGGCGGCCATCCTCAAGCGCCCCGCGGAAGCCGCCCCGGCCACGGCGGAGCAACTCCGCGTCCGCCCCCAGGACCTGGTCGCCCTGGGGGTCGCCCGCGGCATCGTCGGCCCCGACGCGTCGGCGAAGGCCCGGGCACGGGGATGA
- a CDS encoding helix-turn-helix domain-containing protein — protein sequence MAAIRPRSTVSAWQPQVPGITEVFHARFTEHAYPAHVHDTWALMVLDGGRVDFALDGERHGLGVSDAVVLLPPGVSHDGRTVTEAGFRKRVLYLDTSVLPERLTGAAVDTPLLADPALRERVHGLHLALTERDPFEAASRLAFVRERLHRRLAGRAAEAPEPGPGPGPGPRRGPGGLVAVRLRELLDARVTGGITLEEASAELGNPHPTHLIRSFKAAYGLPPHAYLTARRVALARRLLLAGMRPAEVAVAAGFYDQAHLTRHFGRHVGISPARFARSGRS from the coding sequence ATGGCCGCGATACGTCCGCGCAGCACCGTGTCCGCCTGGCAGCCGCAGGTACCCGGCATCACCGAGGTCTTCCACGCCCGCTTCACGGAACACGCCTACCCGGCCCACGTGCACGACACCTGGGCGCTGATGGTCCTCGACGGCGGGCGGGTGGATTTCGCGCTCGACGGTGAACGGCACGGCCTCGGTGTGTCGGACGCGGTGGTCCTGCTGCCGCCCGGGGTGAGCCACGACGGACGGACCGTGACCGAGGCGGGGTTCCGCAAGCGCGTGCTGTACCTGGACACCTCGGTGCTCCCCGAGCGGCTGACCGGGGCCGCCGTCGACACCCCGCTGCTGGCCGACCCCGCGCTCCGCGAGCGCGTGCACGGGCTGCACCTGGCGCTCACGGAGCGGGACCCCTTCGAAGCCGCGTCGCGGCTGGCGTTCGTACGGGAGCGGCTGCACCGCAGGCTGGCGGGGCGCGCGGCCGAAGCTCCGGAGCCGGGGCCGGGGCCGGGGCCAGGGCCACGGCGTGGGCCGGGCGGGCTGGTTGCGGTACGGCTGCGCGAGCTGCTCGACGCGCGGGTGACCGGGGGGATCACCCTGGAGGAGGCGTCGGCCGAGCTCGGGAACCCGCACCCCACGCACCTGATCCGGAGCTTCAAGGCGGCGTACGGGCTGCCACCGCACGCGTACCTGACGGCGCGGCGGGTGGCGCTGGCGCGGCGGCTGCTGCTGGCGGGGATGCGGCCTGCCGAGGTGGCGGTGGCGGCCGGGTTCTACGACCAGGCGCACCTGACCCGGCACTTCGGGCGGCATGTCGGGATCAGCCCGGCGAGGTTCGCCCGGTCCGGCCGGTCGTGA
- a CDS encoding cupin domain-containing protein, translating into MTTHKVNIAEKLAGFTEQWAPRRIARVNDYEVKAARLQGEFVWHAHEDTDELFLVVAGTLTIRLRDGDVVLGPGEMYVVPRGVEHCPAAEEEAQILLFEPAGTVNTGSEGGDRTREPVDA; encoded by the coding sequence ATGACGACACACAAGGTCAACATCGCCGAAAAACTGGCCGGTTTCACCGAGCAGTGGGCTCCTCGGCGCATCGCCCGCGTCAACGACTACGAGGTCAAGGCCGCCCGGCTCCAGGGGGAGTTCGTCTGGCACGCCCACGAGGACACCGACGAGCTCTTCCTGGTGGTCGCCGGCACCCTGACGATCCGCCTGCGCGACGGGGACGTGGTCCTCGGCCCCGGCGAGATGTACGTGGTCCCGCGCGGGGTCGAGCACTGCCCGGCGGCGGAGGAGGAGGCGCAGATCCTGCTCTTCGAGCCGGCCGGCACCGTCAACACCGGCTCCGAGGGCGGCGACCGCACCCGGGAACCGGTGGACGCCTAG
- a CDS encoding MFS transporter, translating into MPPTTAPPQLWQRIFADLTPLSASADYRRLWFGGTISWVGQAMTTLAISLQVYDITGSSFSVGLVGLFSLVPLVVFGLYGGAIADTVDRRKLGLYSSTGAAALSLALAAAALLGYHRVWFLYAVVALQAVCGALTGPARSAMIPRLLPVEQLPAANALNSVTVTLGSMVGPALGGFIVTVAGYEAAYLIDAVTFSAALYAMWKLPSMKPDRAEGARGRASVLDGLRFLGTRPNIRMTFFSDMAAMVLAQPRALFPAIAGLWYGGGPGTVGLLVAAMAAGALLGGLFSGWQGRIQRHGLAILLAVAGWGLAVAVFGITRNLWLGMLFLALAGYADTASMVFRTTMLQAATPDDMRGRLQGVFIIVVAGGPRLGDFLAGTTADLVSPTVAVTGGGLACVLVLGLLALRWRNFARYDARSPQA; encoded by the coding sequence GTGCCCCCGACGACCGCCCCACCCCAGCTCTGGCAGCGCATATTCGCCGACCTCACCCCGCTGAGCGCATCCGCGGACTACCGGCGGCTCTGGTTCGGCGGAACCATCTCGTGGGTCGGTCAGGCCATGACCACCCTCGCGATATCCCTCCAGGTCTACGACATCACCGGGTCCAGCTTCTCCGTCGGGCTCGTCGGTCTCTTCTCGCTCGTCCCGCTCGTCGTCTTCGGCCTCTACGGCGGCGCGATCGCCGACACCGTGGACCGGCGCAAGCTCGGCCTCTACAGCTCGACGGGCGCCGCCGCCCTGTCGCTCGCGCTCGCCGCCGCCGCGCTGCTCGGCTACCACCGCGTCTGGTTCCTGTACGCCGTCGTGGCGCTCCAGGCGGTCTGCGGGGCGCTCACCGGACCGGCACGGTCCGCCATGATCCCCAGGCTGCTCCCGGTCGAGCAGCTGCCCGCCGCCAACGCCCTGAACTCGGTGACCGTGACCCTCGGGTCGATGGTCGGCCCGGCCCTGGGCGGGTTCATCGTGACCGTCGCGGGCTACGAGGCCGCGTACCTGATCGACGCCGTCACCTTCTCCGCCGCGCTCTACGCGATGTGGAAGCTGCCGTCGATGAAGCCCGACCGGGCCGAGGGCGCGCGGGGCCGGGCCTCCGTCCTCGACGGCCTGCGCTTCCTCGGCACCCGGCCGAACATCCGGATGACCTTCTTCTCCGACATGGCCGCCATGGTGCTCGCCCAGCCCCGGGCGCTGTTCCCGGCCATCGCCGGGCTCTGGTACGGCGGCGGCCCCGGTACGGTCGGCCTGCTGGTCGCCGCGATGGCCGCCGGGGCGCTGCTCGGCGGGCTGTTCTCCGGCTGGCAGGGCCGCATCCAACGGCACGGGCTGGCGATCCTGCTCGCCGTCGCCGGCTGGGGGCTGGCCGTCGCGGTGTTCGGGATCACCCGGAACCTGTGGCTCGGCATGCTCTTCCTGGCCCTCGCGGGGTACGCGGACACCGCGTCGATGGTGTTCCGCACGACCATGCTCCAGGCCGCCACCCCCGACGACATGCGCGGCCGCCTGCAGGGCGTCTTCATCATCGTCGTCGCGGGCGGGCCCCGGCTCGGTGACTTCCTCGCCGGGACCACCGCCGACCTGGTCTCCCCGACCGTGGCCGTCACGGGCGGCGGGCTGGCCTGCGTCCTGGTGCTGGGTCTGCTCGCGCTGCGCTGGCGGAACTTCGCCCGCTACGACGCCCGCTCCCCGCAGGCCTGA
- a CDS encoding glutamate--cysteine ligase has translation MIEPGNSTTSTGTTQNTVRPTVPLTVGVEEEFLLVDARSFRVVPAAPLVLATAGGLPGELHPEGTRYQVEISTPIAHSAASLRTELAALRRTLGRAARAHGCRLLAAPSPVVAVEGPLHLTDDEPRQREQHRRFGALTDTLVSCGRHIHIGTLDVDTAVAVSNRIRPWLPTLIALAANSPFWGGRDTGHASWRAMAWSGWPSAGLPPHFTSTGHFRRSVQTLLGSGAALDTKMVYWDLRPSGHWPTLEIRAPDMSPDIDSAVLQAELARALVSTALREIAERHPEPAVRDDVLRLARWRAAHDGLEGFGLDPYTGTELPAADLAEALLDLVAPELAAAGDLDHAAKTLAGLLRDGSGAHRQRVAYARRQDLTDVLRHLTDQTEDF, from the coding sequence GTGATCGAACCTGGCAACAGCACCACGAGCACCGGCACGACGCAGAACACGGTGCGTCCCACCGTCCCCCTCACCGTCGGCGTCGAGGAGGAGTTCCTGCTCGTCGACGCCCGCAGCTTCCGGGTGGTCCCCGCCGCCCCGCTGGTCCTGGCGACGGCCGGCGGGCTGCCCGGCGAGCTCCACCCCGAGGGCACCCGCTACCAGGTGGAGATATCCACCCCGATAGCCCACTCGGCGGCCTCGCTGCGCACCGAGCTCGCCGCCCTGCGGCGCACCCTCGGCCGGGCCGCCCGCGCCCACGGCTGCCGGCTGCTGGCCGCCCCCTCGCCGGTCGTCGCCGTGGAGGGGCCGCTGCACCTGACCGACGACGAGCCGCGCCAGCGTGAGCAGCACCGCCGCTTCGGCGCGCTCACCGACACACTGGTCAGCTGCGGCCGTCACATCCACATCGGCACGCTCGACGTGGACACGGCGGTGGCCGTGTCCAACCGGATCAGACCCTGGCTGCCCACGCTGATCGCGCTGGCCGCCAACTCGCCGTTCTGGGGTGGCCGTGACACCGGCCATGCCAGCTGGCGGGCGATGGCCTGGTCCGGCTGGCCCTCGGCGGGCCTGCCCCCGCACTTCACGTCCACGGGACACTTCAGGCGCTCGGTGCAGACCCTGCTCGGCTCCGGGGCGGCCCTGGACACCAAGATGGTCTACTGGGACCTCCGCCCCTCCGGACACTGGCCGACGCTCGAAATCCGGGCGCCCGACATGTCCCCGGACATCGACTCGGCCGTCCTGCAGGCCGAGCTGGCCCGCGCGCTGGTCTCCACGGCGCTGCGCGAGATCGCGGAGCGCCACCCCGAACCGGCCGTACGGGACGACGTACTGCGCCTCGCGCGCTGGCGGGCGGCCCACGACGGCCTGGAGGGCTTCGGCCTCGACCCGTACACGGGGACGGAACTCCCCGCGGCGGATCTCGCGGAGGCCCTGCTGGACCTGGTGGCCCCGGAACTGGCCGCCGCCGGCGACCTCGACCACGCCGCCAAGACCCTGGCGGGTCTCCTGCGCGACGGCTCGGGCGCCCACCGCCAGCGGGTGGCCTACGCCCGCCGCCAGGACCTCACCGACGTCCTGCGCCACCTGACGGACCAGACGGAGGACTTCTAG
- a CDS encoding YtxH domain-containing protein — protein sequence MRYKVTFVVGLALGYVLGTRAGRERYEQLRKSARQLAQNPAVRNAAETAGQTGREYAGKAFTAVSHKVGDAVPDSLAGRVRGLRGRAGGGAGEDDWGTSNT from the coding sequence ATGCGGTACAAGGTCACGTTCGTGGTCGGACTGGCCCTCGGGTACGTGCTCGGAACCCGGGCCGGACGCGAGCGCTACGAGCAGCTGCGGAAGTCCGCACGCCAGCTCGCGCAGAACCCCGCGGTCCGCAACGCCGCCGAGACCGCGGGCCAGACCGGGCGCGAGTACGCCGGGAAGGCCTTCACCGCGGTGAGCCACAAGGTCGGCGACGCCGTTCCCGACTCGCTCGCCGGGCGGGTACGGGGGCTGCGCGGCCGGGCCGGCGGCGGCGCCGGCGAGGACGACTGGGGCACCAGCAACACCTGA
- a CDS encoding FGGY family carbohydrate kinase: MGIVAGLDSSSAFTRIVVCDTETGAVLRQGYAPHPQPAGEPDGANPHETDPQAWLLSLGEAAGGGLLEGVQAIGVSAQQHGLLPLDPQGALVRPALVGNDKRGQVAAADIIDAFGGRHRWVEAVGSVPHSAQPVAKLAWLARTEPEAARRVAVLMSPHDWLVWQLLGRPARRTTDRGGASGTGYWSAATGTWRPDLVELALGHRALLPEVLGPADAAGTTPEGLLISSGTGETMAAALGLGLGPGDAVVSLGASGSVMAVHHEAVSEPGGLVTSLADASGMHLPVVNTSNAVRALRGTAELLGTDLEGLSALALKSTPGAHGLVLLPYLEGERTPNLPHAAGTLTGLRRDSMKPEHLARAAFEGMLCGLVDALDVLRSRGVEIRRVFLLGAAAELPAVQAAAPGLFGTQVVVPAPADYAALGAARQAAWALGVAQGTLAPHTPPVWPAPAAQVFEPGEEFPAWQAVRQQYIATREQIHPGAF; the protein is encoded by the coding sequence ATGGGGATAGTCGCCGGGCTGGACAGCTCTTCCGCGTTCACACGCATCGTCGTCTGTGACACCGAGACCGGCGCCGTGCTGCGCCAGGGGTACGCACCCCATCCGCAGCCCGCGGGCGAACCGGACGGCGCCAACCCCCACGAGACGGACCCGCAGGCCTGGCTGCTCTCGCTCGGCGAGGCCGCCGGCGGCGGCCTCCTCGAAGGCGTCCAGGCCATAGGGGTCTCCGCGCAGCAGCACGGCCTGCTCCCGCTGGACCCGCAGGGCGCCCTGGTGCGTCCTGCTCTCGTCGGCAACGACAAGCGCGGCCAGGTCGCCGCCGCCGACATCATCGACGCCTTCGGCGGCCGGCACCGCTGGGTCGAGGCGGTGGGCTCGGTCCCGCACTCCGCGCAGCCGGTCGCCAAGCTGGCCTGGCTGGCCCGCACCGAGCCCGAGGCCGCCCGCCGGGTCGCCGTCCTGATGTCCCCGCACGACTGGCTCGTCTGGCAGCTGCTGGGCCGCCCGGCCCGCCGGACCACCGACCGTGGCGGCGCCTCCGGTACCGGGTACTGGTCGGCGGCCACCGGGACCTGGCGCCCCGACCTGGTCGAGCTGGCGCTCGGGCACCGGGCGCTGCTGCCCGAGGTGCTCGGCCCGGCCGATGCCGCCGGGACCACGCCCGAGGGGCTGCTGATCTCCTCCGGCACCGGCGAGACGATGGCCGCCGCGCTCGGGCTGGGGCTCGGCCCGGGCGACGCGGTGGTCTCGCTCGGCGCCTCCGGTTCGGTGATGGCGGTGCACCACGAGGCCGTGTCGGAGCCGGGCGGACTGGTCACCTCGCTGGCCGACGCGAGCGGCATGCACCTGCCCGTGGTGAACACCTCCAACGCCGTACGGGCCCTGCGCGGCACCGCCGAGCTGCTCGGCACCGATCTGGAGGGGCTGTCCGCGCTCGCGCTGAAGTCGACCCCGGGCGCGCACGGCCTCGTACTCCTGCCGTACCTGGAGGGTGAGCGGACGCCGAACCTGCCGCACGCCGCCGGCACCCTGACCGGGCTGCGCCGGGACTCGATGAAGCCGGAGCACCTGGCCCGGGCCGCCTTCGAGGGCATGCTGTGCGGGCTGGTGGACGCGCTGGACGTGCTGCGCTCGCGCGGCGTCGAGATCCGCCGCGTGTTCCTGCTGGGCGCGGCGGCCGAGCTGCCCGCCGTACAGGCCGCGGCCCCCGGGCTGTTCGGTACGCAGGTCGTCGTACCGGCGCCGGCCGACTACGCGGCGCTGGGCGCGGCGCGCCAGGCGGCCTGGGCGCTCGGTGTGGCGCAGGGCACACTGGCCCCGCACACCCCGCCGGTCTGGCCGGCCCCCGCGGCCCAGGTCTTCGAACCGGGCGAGGAGTTCCCGGCGTGGCAGGCGGTGCGCCAGCAGTACATCGCCACGCGGGAGCAGATCCACCCCGGGGCGTTCTAG
- a CDS encoding ABC transporter ATP-binding protein: MLIRLLRTHLGAYRKPIAVLVLLQLLQTSASLYLPTLNADIIDNGVVNGDTGYILRFGALMLGVSLVQLVCNVGAVYYGARTAAAFGRDLRAAVFDRVQSFSARELGQFGAPSLITRTTNDVQQVQMLVLMTFTLMVSAPIMCVGGIAMALSLDVKLSGVLLAVVPVLGISVGAIVFRTRPLFRRMQTRLDTVNRVLREQITGNRVIRAFVRDDYEKDRFREANADLTGVSLAAGKLLAYMFPTVIVVVNISSVAVIWFGAMRVDSGGMEIGQLTAFLAYLMQIVMAVMMATFMFMMVPRAEVCGERIQEVLDTDSSVVPPEDPVRELARRGRLELRGADFRYPGAEAPVLRGVDLVARPGETTAVIGSTGSGKSTLLGLVPRLFDATGGEVLVDGEDVRALDPDLLARTVGMVPQKPYLFSGTIASNLRYGRPDASDEELWRALEVAQAKEFVSALEGGLDAPVSQGGTNVSGGQRQRLAIARALVQRPEIYLFDDSFSALDYATDAALRAALSRETEDATVVIVAQRVSTIRDADRIIVLDEGQVVGEGRHHELMAGNETYREIVLSQLTEAEAA, encoded by the coding sequence GTGCTCATACGACTTCTGCGGACCCATCTGGGTGCGTACCGGAAACCCATCGCGGTGCTGGTCCTGCTGCAACTGCTGCAGACCAGCGCCAGCCTCTACCTGCCCACACTCAATGCGGACATCATCGACAACGGTGTCGTCAACGGAGACACCGGCTACATCCTGCGCTTCGGCGCGCTGATGCTCGGCGTGTCCCTCGTCCAGCTCGTCTGCAACGTCGGAGCCGTCTACTACGGCGCCCGTACGGCCGCGGCCTTCGGCCGGGACCTCCGCGCCGCGGTCTTCGACCGCGTGCAGTCCTTCTCGGCGCGGGAGCTGGGCCAGTTCGGCGCCCCGTCGCTGATCACCCGTACGACGAACGACGTCCAGCAGGTCCAGATGCTGGTGCTGATGACCTTCACCCTGATGGTCTCGGCCCCGATCATGTGCGTCGGCGGCATCGCCATGGCGCTCTCGCTCGACGTGAAGCTGTCCGGCGTGCTGCTCGCCGTCGTCCCGGTGCTCGGGATCTCGGTCGGCGCGATCGTCTTCAGGACCCGGCCGCTGTTCCGCCGGATGCAGACGCGCCTGGACACCGTGAACCGGGTCCTGCGCGAGCAGATCACCGGCAACCGGGTGATCCGCGCCTTCGTCCGCGACGACTACGAGAAGGACCGCTTCCGCGAGGCCAACGCCGACCTGACCGGTGTCTCGCTGGCCGCCGGCAAGCTCCTGGCGTACATGTTCCCCACGGTGATCGTGGTCGTGAACATCTCCAGCGTCGCCGTCATCTGGTTCGGCGCGATGCGCGTCGACAGCGGCGGCATGGAGATCGGCCAGCTGACGGCGTTCCTCGCCTACCTCATGCAGATCGTCATGGCCGTGATGATGGCCACCTTCATGTTCATGATGGTGCCGCGCGCCGAGGTCTGCGGGGAGCGCATCCAGGAGGTCCTGGACACCGACTCCAGCGTGGTCCCGCCCGAGGACCCGGTGCGCGAACTCGCCCGCCGCGGCCGACTGGAGCTGCGCGGGGCCGACTTCCGCTACCCGGGCGCCGAGGCACCGGTCCTGCGCGGGGTGGACCTGGTGGCCCGCCCCGGTGAGACCACGGCGGTCATCGGTTCCACCGGAAGCGGCAAGTCCACACTGCTGGGCCTGGTCCCGCGCCTGTTCGACGCGACCGGCGGCGAGGTCCTCGTCGACGGGGAGGACGTCCGCGCGCTCGACCCGGACCTGCTGGCCAGAACGGTCGGCATGGTGCCGCAGAAGCCGTACCTGTTCTCCGGGACCATCGCCTCCAACCTGCGCTACGGGCGCCCGGACGCCAGCGACGAGGAGCTGTGGCGGGCGCTGGAGGTGGCCCAGGCCAAGGAGTTCGTCTCCGCGCTGGAGGGTGGCCTGGACGCCCCCGTCAGCCAGGGCGGAACCAATGTCTCCGGCGGCCAGCGCCAGCGTCTGGCCATCGCCCGCGCGCTCGTGCAGCGCCCGGAGATCTACCTCTTCGACGACTCCTTCTCGGCCCTGGACTACGCGACGGACGCGGCGCTGCGCGCGGCCCTGTCCCGTGAGACCGAGGACGCGACCGTGGTCATCGTCGCCCAGCGGGTCTCCACGATCCGCGACGCCGACCGGATCATCGTCCTGGACGAGGGGCAGGTCGTGGGCGAGGGACGCCACCACGAGCTGATGGCCGGCAACGAGACCTACCGGGAGATCGTGCTCTCCCAGCTGACGGAGGCGGAGGCCGCATGA